Part of the Sphaerochaeta associata genome is shown below.
CCCCCTCACGGGAGCAGTTCGCCGCCCAACCAAACCTGTACGGGATTCCCCTGCTTTTTCCTCCCAATCGGATCAAGGAAGGACGATATATGTTTGAAGGAAGGGAGTATCGTTTTCCAATCAACGAGCCTGAGCGTGGTCATCACATCCATGGGTTTTTGAGCAGCACGCCTTTCAAGCCAAGGGCTAGATGGTACAATGAGACCCAAGCTCATATCAGCTTTGTCTATGAGGCTGCTGCAGATGACCCCTATCTACAGTTTGGTCATACATTCAAGGTCGAGTCGGCATTCTCTCTTTCAGAGGCCGGGCTCGGACATGCGTTGACCATCACCAACACCTCAGAAAATGAGATGCCGGTGGGTGTTGGATTCCATACTACGTTCAATGCTGACTTTCTGGGTACCGGAAAGGAAGAGGAGTACGTGCTTTGTTTGGACGCCGGACAGGAAATCCTTATCGACCGGCCGACATTCATCCCTACCGGTGAGTATGTTCAATCCAATGAGCTGCTGGAAACACTGCGACAGGGAACCTATCGTCCATACACACAGGCTCTTTCCAACCACTTCACTACAAAGCGGGAACCGGTGCATGAACTATGGTATATGCACCAACCGAGCCGAACCAGCATCCACTATAGCACGAAGTCCCCCTTGGACTATTGGATGCTTTTCAACAAGGGAGGCTGTGAAGGGTTTGTCTGTGCGGAGCCGCAGACCTGGATCATCGATGCACCTAATTCGAAGCTGGCACCCGAGCAGAGTGGATTTCGTAGTCTTGGTCCACAGCAGAGTCTTACGCTTCGTTCACGTCTTTCAATGACTGCCGGGTAGCCAGCAGTTCCTGGATACCCTTGATGGACCCGAACAGCCCGGCTGCCTCGGTGGGGAGGAATATCTTCTGGCTTGTCCCGTTGGCAAGGTCCTTGGCAATTTCATTCTGTGAACGCAATATCTCCATCATAAGCAGGTTTTCCGACCCGCCTTGCTCGGAGTAGACCTTGCGCACCGCATCAAGACCTACCGCCTTTGCCTGTTGTACCAACTGGATCGATTCAGCCTCGCCTTGGGCGAGCAGGATTTTCTCCGCCTTGATCGCCTCAGCCTTCATAATACGCGATTCGCTCTCACCTTGGGCATTGAGGATCAAGCTCTGCTTGATTCCTTCCGCCTCAAGGATGGCGGCCTGCTTCTTCCCTTCGGCGATGGTGACTTCCTGCCTTCGGGTACGCTCGGCGCGCATCTGCCGCTCCATGTCCTCCTTGAGATCTGCAGGGGGAACTATGTCTTGGATCTCGACGCGAAGGATTTTCACTCCCCATTTGTCGGTCGCCTCATCGAGGATGGTGCGCAGCCGTTGATTCACCGTATCGCGTGAGGAGAGGCTGGTATCGAGATCCATCTCTCCGAAGACGTTGCGCATGGTGGTTTTGGAGAGCTCGCGTATGGCCATGATAAGGTCGCTGATCTCATACAGGGCACGATGGGGTTCCACAATCTGGTAGAAAATCAGGGTATCGACGGTCAGGCTGATGTTGTCACGTGTGATCACCGCCTGCGAGGGGATGTCATAGACCTGCTCGCGAAGGTCGACGCAATAGGCGGAAAGCCCGTCGGGCTTGTAGTTCAGGTGCTTGACCACCCGCTTGCGGTCCAGAAAGGGGATGATGAAGTTGATGCCCGAATCCAGGGTGCGTACGTATTTTCCCAACCGCTCGATGATCATCGCCTGGCCCTGGGGCACTTGCTTGATTCCCTTAAGGACGATCAGAATGACAAAGAATGTAATCGCAAGAATAATATAAAGCTCTTCCATCCCCTACTCCTTTGCAACCAGCAGCTTCACACCGTCAAGCGCCTTCACGGTGACTATCTGGTCGACGGCAAGTGTTTCTGTACCTTTTGCTGTAGCACTCCAGACTTCCTTGCGAACCCGCACCTTCCCCGTCGCCTTGAGTGGATCGATCGGCTCGATGACCACGGCCTGTTGGCCGATCAAGGAGGCTGCGTTTGTGTTGACCCCACGCTTGCTCGTAAGGCGATTGGTGAAGATCCTCCGTACAAACACGGTGAGAATGAGCAGGGTTACGGCAAAGGTAATCAATACCACGGACGTTGAGGCACCAAAATAGACAGGTATGGCTGCAACTATGGTTGCAAGCCCGAACCACATGATGATGAACCCTGGTGTTATGACTTCCATGGCCATCAAGAGAATTCCAACTGTTACGAAAACCCACCACAGATTCATCAGTTCCCCCTTGTGTGCTTCGCACCTAGGCAAAACTGTAGACCCGGTGTTCCCACCTGTCAACCATGCCAATCGGAACACTGTATGTTATTGTGCATCAATGAGCTGATTCCAGCGGTCCAGCAAGCGTTGCTTATTCCCCCCGACCCAGAGTGGGTCGTAGGGAATGTCCCCAAGCTTATTGTTGGGAACCATGTTCGCAGGCAACTGTATATCGGTACGTACGGTCCTGCGGTTGATGTCGCCCATCACTGTCTGAACTTCCTTGCTGAGGATGTAGTCCACAAACTTTCGGGCATTGCCAAGGTTCCTTGCTCCTTTGATAATGGCAATCGGGCTGGGGACCTTCGATGAACCTTCGACGGGATAGACAACCTTCAAATCGGCACCGGCTCTTGCAGACTTGAGGGCCGCCTCTTCGTAGGTGATTCCCACTGCATACCGGCCGTCGGCTACGCCCTCATAGACTGCAGAGGAGGATGTGAGGACTTTCCCGTCCAGGGCCTCTACAAAGCGCTTCATATACGTCCAACCGGTTTCGTTGTCACCCCCCATGCTGAGCAGCTGGATGACAAGCGCCATGAAAGCCGACCCTGACCGCTCGGGATCTGCATGGGCAATGTTTCCTTTGAATGCAGGATTGAGCAAATCAGCCCAACCCTTGGGTGCGGATGCTTCCTCCACCAATGTTGGATTGTAAATAATCACCATCGGATCGATGGTGGTACCATGCCAGCGGTTGCCCGGGTCGCGGGTGACGTCAAGAACTTTGCTCATATGCTTGTGTGCATACGGTTGCAGCAAATTGATGATCGCCTGATAGGAGTCCGAACCTCCTCCCCAGAGAATATCGGCAACAGGAGCTTCCTTTTCTGAGTGGATTCGCTCGATCAAGTCGCCGGTGCCTCCGCTGACAAGCGTAACAGTGATACCTGTATGCTTCTCGAATTCCGAGATGATGGGCTCAGTCCAGTCTGTTGCATGGGAGGTGTAAAGCACCAGCTCCCCCGTTTCAGACTTAGCCTCGCTGGTACCGGTGGCAACGAGATCTGCCGTCATGTAGAGTATTGCTGTCAAGCACACGACTACTTTGTGCATACAGACTCCTTGACGTTGATTGTAAGGCCGATTGGTGCTGCGAACAAGTCGGAATTTCAGGTGATTACATCATGCAGGACTCTCACAGTTCACCCTTCTTGAACTCGAGCGGGGTGACATTGAAACAGCTTTTAAAAATCTTGCAAAAATACCGATAGTCTTTATAGCCCACCAGAAGGGCGACTTCACCCACCTGTCGTTCCTTTTGCTGCAAAAGAGAAGTGGCTATTCGCATCCTGTATAACGTCAGGTACTCAAGAAAAGTATATCCTGTGCGATCCTTGAATAAATTCGAGAGTGTTCTCTCACTTAATCCCATATGCTCGGCGATATCGGCGACGTTCAGATGCTCCGCATAATGTTGTTCGATGACGGAAATGGCTTTTTGGATATATTGGTCACGATAATCCTTCGTGGTACTGACTTTGGTGGGCAGGAATCGCTCGGAAAGCTCTCTTAGCTGTTCCAGTTCGAGATCCTTCTCCCGTTCTTGCTTCCTGTTGTAAATCTCCTTAGCGGCCTTGGAAAGCACTACCATCAGCTCCTTAGGATCGATAGGCTTGAGAATATAGCCCTTGACTCCGTAACCGAGTGCCTTCTGGGCATAGGAGAACTGGGCATGCCCGCTGATAATAATGCACTCACAATCCGGCAATTGATCAGAAAGAATCCCGATAAGCTCAAGCCCATCCATACCGGGCATCGCTATATCGGTAACCAGGATGTCGGGTTCCAATTTGAGTGCAAGTTCTTGAGCATCAATACCATTATCAGCCTCGGCTATAACCACCATTCCCAAAGCCTTCCAATCGGTGGTGAGAATCAAGCCCTTTCTGAGAATGGTCTCATCTTCGGCAACCAACACCTTCAGCCTTTCTTCCATTGCAGCGCTCCTTGCTGTATACGAATCGTAATGGTAGTCCCCTTGCCTACTTCAGAGCTGATGGAGAATTCACAAGCACTGCCATAGTTGAGCGAAAGTCGTCTTTGGACATTCTGCAGGCCTGTACCCTCCTGCATGGCGTCGGCGATTTCCCGATAAGAAGCCATGGACTTCGCCTTCTGGCTCTCCATGCCGACCCCATCATCGGCAATACTGAAGAGTATGGAAGCATCCTCCCGCTTTGCGCTGATGGTCAAGCTCCCCTTTCCCCGTTTCTTCTCAAGTCCATGCATAAGGGCATTCTCCACGAGCGGCTGAAGCAGAAAGCGGGGGATTATGAGTGTATAAAGTTCCGGATCAATATCCCACTCAACTATCAAACGTTCTCCCATCCTACGTTGCTGTAAAGCCAGATAGTGAGAGATAATTGCCAGTTCCTCCTCGAGGGTAATCACTCCCTCGGCCAAATCCAGCGTGCTGCGAAGAAGCAATCCAAGTTCAACAATTGTGGCGGAAGCTTCCTCGGACTGGTTGAGCATGATGTACCATTTAACCAACTCAAGACAGTTGAATATGAAGTGAGGCTTGGTTTGCGCCTGCAAAGCCTTGATTTGTGCCGTCCTGAGGCTCTGCTCCTTTTGTTGGTTGGTCAGCAGCAATCGCTCCATGTCCATTACCATCTGGTTCACCGATTCACCAAGCACACTAAACTCATCATTGCCAGTGATGTGCGTGCGAGCAGAAAAATCACCCTCGCTGACACGCTTCAATAATGCAACAACTTCATCCAGCGGCTTGGAAGCTTTGCGACTGTATCGATAGGCAAGATAAAAGCACAAGAGGGTCATCAGTGTGCCCAGTGAAATACTGATGGTAGCCATAATGGAAGTAATCTCATCGATTTGGGCCAGTGGATAGAGAGAAGCTAGCGAGACCGCAAGCTCACGGTCGGTCTGAACAGAGAGAAGAAAGCGTTGGCCGTTGATGGTGGATACCGGGTTATGCATGCTTTGCCTGTTCTGTCGGATAAAATCAAGCTCTTGCTCGCTGAATATGCCATTGAGCATTCGACTGCTTGTCATATGCTCATCGAGTATTGCCACATACGGAAAGTGTGCAGATACGTACGTTTCCAACACCTCAGCAAGTTGATCAAATTGAACATCGAGAATAATGAAGCCTTCAAAGGAGGCTTGCTTGACATAGCGGGCGAGTGTAAGTATTCGCCCAAGTCCGTCCTGAGCGGCATGGAGGTACAACACGTCCGCTCCATTCGCAAGGAATGCTTTTCGAAGAACACCCCAGCTACGATAGGGTTGTTGCGTGTACTCCAGAGGAGTCTCAACGGAGTTCAATCGAACCTGGCCATCAAGTGATACTACATGCACCGAGGGTTTGAGATGGCGGGCGGTGAGCAGAAGAAACAGTGCATTATAGAGATTGGTTTGTTGTTCCTGAGAAATCTGTGGTGCATACAGAGGAAGAAAGGCTTGGTCGGTGGCAATCGCATCCAACACAGTCAGGGTGTCACCAACCAAGCTCTGAAGCTGAAGAAAGAGGCGTTCATTGACTTCTATTGTTGTTGTGCGTACTCGATCCAACAGAACATTACGCACCAGAGAATAAGCCAGGGGACCGATAATCACCAACGGCAACACGCCGATAAGGAGATACGAGATCAGTAGCTGTGAGAAGAACTTTCTGAATCGTCGTTGCACGCCGGCTCTCCCAATAGAGTTCGAATGGAATGAGTATACCATGGGAAAAGAGCTTTGTTTGTGGCAAGAATATCCTGATAGGGCATGTGGTCAACACTGTGCAAGGAAGAGAAACAACCTCCTGCCTCTTCAACCAATACCTTCCCGGCAGCATAGTCATGGTACTTGAGCCGGAACTCTGCAAAAGCCTCTACACGCCCCATGGCCACATAGCATAAATGAAGCGCCGCCGACCCAAAGTCACGTATATCACCACCCTCTCTGCAAAGAAGCTCATAGATTTTCAAATGTGCAGGGATGAGCAAGGGTACTCGTAAGGGAGGAGGCGCAATACTTACTGCATCATCAATGGACTCAACAGAAGAAATCCGAATTTCCTTGCCATTCAAGAAAGCGCCTGAACCCTGTGCAGCATGAAAGAGTTCATTGGTTTGAGG
Proteins encoded:
- a CDS encoding aldose 1-epimerase, with product MKSNITEETCNGISGYRLFSGGYSAFICAHMGANCIQLTKDDVSLLRTPPSREQFAAQPNLYGIPLLFPPNRIKEGRYMFEGREYRFPINEPERGHHIHGFLSSTPFKPRARWYNETQAHISFVYEAAADDPYLQFGHTFKVESAFSLSEAGLGHALTITNTSENEMPVGVGFHTTFNADFLGTGKEEEYVLCLDAGQEILIDRPTFIPTGEYVQSNELLETLRQGTYRPYTQALSNHFTTKREPVHELWYMHQPSRTSIHYSTKSPLDYWMLFNKGGCEGFVCAEPQTWIIDAPNSKLAPEQSGFRSLGPQQSLTLRSRLSMTAG
- a CDS encoding SPFH domain-containing protein; amino-acid sequence: MEELYIILAITFFVILIVLKGIKQVPQGQAMIIERLGKYVRTLDSGINFIIPFLDRKRVVKHLNYKPDGLSAYCVDLREQVYDIPSQAVITRDNISLTVDTLIFYQIVEPHRALYEISDLIMAIRELSKTTMRNVFGEMDLDTSLSSRDTVNQRLRTILDEATDKWGVKILRVEIQDIVPPADLKEDMERQMRAERTRRQEVTIAEGKKQAAILEAEGIKQSLILNAQGESESRIMKAEAIKAEKILLAQGEAESIQLVQQAKAVGLDAVRKVYSEQGGSENLLMMEILRSQNEIAKDLANGTSQKIFLPTEAAGLFGSIKGIQELLATRQSLKDVNEA
- a CDS encoding NfeD family protein, which translates into the protein MNLWWVFVTVGILLMAMEVITPGFIIMWFGLATIVAAIPVYFGASTSVVLITFAVTLLILTVFVRRIFTNRLTSKRGVNTNAASLIGQQAVVIEPIDPLKATGKVRVRKEVWSATAKGTETLAVDQIVTVKALDGVKLLVAKE
- a CDS encoding ABC transporter substrate-binding protein; this translates as MHKVVVCLTAILYMTADLVATGTSEAKSETGELVLYTSHATDWTEPIISEFEKHTGITVTLVSGGTGDLIERIHSEKEAPVADILWGGGSDSYQAIINLLQPYAHKHMSKVLDVTRDPGNRWHGTTIDPMVIIYNPTLVEEASAPKGWADLLNPAFKGNIAHADPERSGSAFMALVIQLLSMGGDNETGWTYMKRFVEALDGKVLTSSSAVYEGVADGRYAVGITYEEAALKSARAGADLKVVYPVEGSSKVPSPIAIIKGARNLGNARKFVDYILSKEVQTVMGDINRRTVRTDIQLPANMVPNNKLGDIPYDPLWVGGNKQRLLDRWNQLIDAQ
- a CDS encoding response regulator, with amino-acid sequence MEERLKVLVAEDETILRKGLILTTDWKALGMVVIAEADNGIDAQELALKLEPDILVTDIAMPGMDGLELIGILSDQLPDCECIIISGHAQFSYAQKALGYGVKGYILKPIDPKELMVVLSKAAKEIYNRKQEREKDLELEQLRELSERFLPTKVSTTKDYRDQYIQKAISVIEQHYAEHLNVADIAEHMGLSERTLSNLFKDRTGYTFLEYLTLYRMRIATSLLQQKERQVGEVALLVGYKDYRYFCKIFKSCFNVTPLEFKKGEL
- a CDS encoding sensor histidine kinase; translated protein: MQRRFRKFFSQLLISYLLIGVLPLVIIGPLAYSLVRNVLLDRVRTTTIEVNERLFLQLQSLVGDTLTVLDAIATDQAFLPLYAPQISQEQQTNLYNALFLLLTARHLKPSVHVVSLDGQVRLNSVETPLEYTQQPYRSWGVLRKAFLANGADVLYLHAAQDGLGRILTLARYVKQASFEGFIILDVQFDQLAEVLETYVSAHFPYVAILDEHMTSSRMLNGIFSEQELDFIRQNRQSMHNPVSTINGQRFLLSVQTDRELAVSLASLYPLAQIDEITSIMATISISLGTLMTLLCFYLAYRYSRKASKPLDEVVALLKRVSEGDFSARTHITGNDEFSVLGESVNQMVMDMERLLLTNQQKEQSLRTAQIKALQAQTKPHFIFNCLELVKWYIMLNQSEEASATIVELGLLLRSTLDLAEGVITLEEELAIISHYLALQQRRMGERLIVEWDIDPELYTLIIPRFLLQPLVENALMHGLEKKRGKGSLTISAKREDASILFSIADDGVGMESQKAKSMASYREIADAMQEGTGLQNVQRRLSLNYGSACEFSISSEVGKGTTITIRIQQGALQWKKG
- a CDS encoding inositol monophosphatase family protein; this encodes MTRTLFTDRLKVACSAARKAGEMILSANMTNIAFQAKGKSDVVTHLDTASERLIRDLIHQSFPSDNFLGEEEGLVEYGDGGTWIVDPIDGTNNLVHGIPGYTISIAYEVTAANPVLGVVFSPQTNELFHAAQGSGAFLNGKEIRISSVESIDDAVSIAPPPLRVPLLIPAHLKIYELLCREGGDIRDFGSAALHLCYVAMGRVEAFAEFRLKYHDYAAGKVLVEEAGGCFSSLHSVDHMPYQDILATNKALFPWYTHSIRTLLGEPACNDDSESSSHSY